Part of the Streptomyces antimycoticus genome, TCACCTCGCGCGTCAACAGGATGTGGACATGCCGTCTCACCCGCTGGACGCACGGTCGGACCGCGGGGGCCGACGGATTAGGCTTCGGTCGTGGCTGACATCCGGATTCCCGATGACATCAAGCCCGCCGACGGACGCTTCGGCTCGGGCCCGTCCAAGGTGCGCACCGAGGCGCTGAGCGCCCTGGCCGCCACCGGAAGCTCCCTGCTCGGCACCTCCCACCGCCAGGCCCCGGTCAAGAACCTGGTCGGCGCGGTACGCGAAGGGGTGCGCGAGCTCTTCCGACTCCCGGAGGGCTACGAGGTCATCCTGGGCAACGGCGGCTCCACCGCCTTCTGGGACATCGCGACCCACGGGCTGATCGACTCCAAGTCCCAGCATCTGTCCTTCGGCGAGTTCTCCTCGAAGTTCGCCAAGGCGGCGAAGCTGGCGCCGTGGCTCGAGGAGCCCACGGTGATCTCCTCCGACCCCGGCACCCACCCGGAGCCGCGCGCCGAGAGCGGCACGGACGTCTACGCCTTCACCCACAACGAGACCTCCACCGGTGTCGCCATGCCCATCCAGCGGGTGGCCGGCGCCGACGAGGGCGCGCTGGTGCTGGTGGACGCGACCTCCGGGGCGGGCGGCCTGCCGGTCGACATCGCCGAGACGGACGTCTACTACTTCGCGCCGCAGAAGTCCTTCGCGGCCGACGGCGGTCTGTGGATCGGCGTGTTCTCGCCCGCCGCGCTGGAGCGCGCCGCCCGGATCCACGCCTCGGGCCGGCACGTCCCGGAGTTCTTCTCGCTGCCGACCGCGATCGACAACTCGCTGAAGAACCAGACGTACAACACCCCGGCGCTGGCGACGCTCTTCCTGCTCGACGACCAGCTCAAGTGGATCAACGGCCAGGGCGGTCTGGACTGGGCGGTGCGGCGCACCGCGACCTCGTCGCGCACGCTGTACGGCTGGGCCGAGGAGTCCAAGTTCGCCACCCCGTTCGTGGCCGACCCGGCCAAGCGGTCGCAGGTCGTCGGCACGATCGACTTCACCGAGGAGATCGACGCCGCCGCGGTCGCCAAGGCGCTGCGGGCCAACGGCGTCGTGGACACCGAGCCGTACCGCAAGCTGGGCCGCAACCAGCTGCGGGTGGCGATGTTCCCGGCCGTCGACCCGGCGGACGTCCAGGCGCTGACGGCGTGCGTGGACTACGTCATCGAGCACCTCTGACGAGCGCTCTCACGCCCGTACGCAAGGGGCCCGCGGCCGACCACCGGCCGCGGGCCCCTTCGCATCCGCTCAAGCCCCTGCGCATGCGCTGACGATCTCGCTTGCGCCGACGGTCAGGGCCGGCCCCGGCGGAAGAGCCTGCGCAGGCCGAGGAACACGACCAGCGCACCGGCGAAGGTGACCCCGGCCTTGACCAGATTGCCGTTCTTCTCGTCCTCGGTGAGCTTGCCGTCGACGCGGTCGGAGTACTCCCCGTTCTTCTTCTGCTCCTTCGCGGTGGCGTCCGGCAGCAGCTCCCCACCGAGGTCCACCGGCGTCACCTTGGAGCCCGCGCCCTCGGTGCCGTACATCAGCGTGCCGCCGTCCGGGGTGAAGGTGACCGACTCGCCCTGCCGCTGCAGCGGCAGCCCCGGCTCCTCCTCGAGCCGCGTCGGCTTTCCGTCCCGCCAGCGGTACTCGGCGGCCGAGAAGTAGCCGCGGAGCACCAGCCGGGTGCCGTCCGGGGCGAACGCCCCGTCCGTGACCTCCATGTCGAGGTCGGAGACCCGCCGGAAGACATTCACCCCCGAGGGGCTGAGCGTGGCCGGCCCGGCGTACAGCCCGGCGTCCTCATCGCTCTTGCTGGCGATATAGACGCGGCCCGTCTTGGGATGGACCATCATCGCCTCGGCGTTGCGCGGCCCGCCCTGGTACTTGACGGTGAACTGGGTCGCGGTGACGGTGGCGTCCTTGAGCTGCTTCGGCTCGGGGAAGCGGTAGACCCACACATGGGACCACTGACCGCCCAGGTTGTCGCCGATATCGCCGACGTAGACATTGCCGTCCGCCCCTATCGAGATCGCTTCCACATCACGGGGATCCCCTATGCCCCGCAGGGCGACCCGTGCGACCGTCTTCCCGGTCTTGCCGTCGACGGCGTAGACGTACGGCCCGTCCGAGCTGTCGTTGTGCGTCCAGTAGACGCCGGGGTGGAGGCGGCTCGCGGCCAGGCCGCTGGACTCGGTGATCCGTGGATCCTCGATCGTGAAGGGAGACGGCGACGACGAGTCGTCGGCGAAGGCCGGGGCGGCTGCGAACACGGTCAGCAGCGCGGCGGCACCGAGTACGAACGGAAGCGGACGCATGGGCCCAAGCCTGCCATCCCACCGGGGCCGTCCGGTGCCGGAACCACGCCGGGGGACTCCCTCCGGCCAGGCACGGAGTAACTCCCTCTGGTCACCCGTGGCTCCCCCCGTGCATGACTTCGGCGATCACGGGCAGATAACGTCTGTCAATTATTTGTGCGGGCGACCGGCCCGAAATAACCCGCAGATTATTTGACCTCATCCGGGGATTATTTCGGCGAGAAATTTATCGGTCATTGGCCGCATAGCGGGCGGCGGCATTGCAATGCAGAAAGGCCCCGCTTACGGTCTGAGCCCATGAGCGAATACAGCCAGTCCTCTTATGCGCAAAGCGCGCCGCCCATGCATTCCGCAGGGGCCCCGAGCGGCGGTGCCGCACATGCGTCACCCGCACCGGCCACGCCGTCCAAGAAGATCGCGATCTTCGCGATCGTCGGCTCGGTCATCGCGCTGGTCGGCTCCATGGTGAACTGGGTGGTCTCCGACGCCGAGGGCGCCACCGGGGGCATCAAGGGCATCGACGGCGACGGCATCATCACGCTGATCATCGCCCTGGTCGCGGCGATCCTGTTCATCGCCGCCATGGCCACCAAGAAGGCCGCGCTCTACCTGGTCGGCGGGGTTCTGGGGCTGGCCATGGCGATCGTCGCGGCCATCAACATGGCGGACCCCGAGCGGCTGGTCACCCAGAAGCTGAAGGACGACGAGGGAGTGTCGCAGAAGGTCGCGGAAAAGGCGGCGGAGCAGGCCGCGAAGCTGTACGAAATGACCGCTGGACCGGGGCTCTACATGGTCCTGATCGGCGCACTGATGGCCCTGTCCCTCGGCGCTCTCGGCTTTATGAAGGCCCGCGCTGCGCGCTAACCGGAAAAGGTCGGCCTCGAGAAATCCCAGGACGCCCGCTTTTTGACCGCACGGGGGGCCAAAAAGCGGGCCTTCGGGTTTTCCACGGGAATTCGAGGCCGTCGGCAGTGGCCGGGTCACCGATGCCCCGGCCCGCCCCCCTTGATTAGAGCGCACTCCAACGGCTTGGCTGATCCCATGGAGTACACGCAGCTCGGACGCACAGGTCTCAAGGTCAGCCGGATCGTCCTCGGCACCATGAACTTCGGTCCGCAGACCGAGGAAGCCGACAGCCACACGATCATGGATGCCGCACTCGACGCGGGCATCAACTTCTTCGACACCGCCAATGTGTACGGCTGGGGCGAGAACAAGGGCCGCACCGAGGAAATCATCGGGAGCTGGTTCGCCAAGGGCGGCGGGCGGCGCGAGAAGACCGTCCTCGCGACCAAGGTGTACGGAAACATGGCCGCCGAGGGCGAGCCGTGGCCCAATACCGACAAACTCTCGGCCGTCAACATCCGCCGGGCCGTGGACGCCAGCCTCAAGCGGCTCGGCACGGACTACATCGACCTCTACCAGTTCCACCACGTGGACCGCTCCACCCCGTGGGACGAGATCTGGCAGGCGATCGACGTCCTCGTCCAGCAGGGCAAGATCATCTACGCGGGCTCCTCCAACCACGCCGGCTGGCACATCGCCCAGGCCAATGAGACCGCGGCCCGCCGTGGCTCGCTCGGGCTGGTCAGCGAGCAGTGCCTGTACAACCTGGCCGAGCGCCGCGCCGAGATGGAGGTCATCCCGGCCGCGCAGGGCTACGGCGTGGGCATCATCCCGTGGTCGCCGCTGCACGGCGGACTGCTCGGCGGCGCGCTCCGCAAGGAGCGCGAGGGCGGCGGTTCGCGCAGCACGTCCGGGCGCAGCGCCGACGCGCTGAAGAACACGGCGGTGCGCGATCAGATCCAGCGGTACGAGGACCTGCTGGCCAAGCACGGCATCGAGCCCGGCGAGGCGGCCCTGGCCTGGCTGCTCACCCGGCCCGGGGTGACCGGCCCGATCGTGGGCCCGCGCACGGCCGAGCAGCTGGCGTCGGCGGTGCGCGCCGCGGAGCTGAAGCTGAGCGAGGAAGTACTGACGGAGCTGGACGAGATCTTCCCGGGTCCGGGGCCGTCGCCGGAGGCGTTCGCCTGGTAGCCGAGCCGCCGCTGAGCGGTAGGCGAAGGCGTTGAGGGGCGTGGGCCGTGCGGCCCGCGCCCCCTGCTCTCTGTTGGCTCTGTGGCGGCTTCAGCCGCCCAGCGCGGCCGCAGCGGCGACGACGACGAGAATCAGCACCAGCGCGCCGCTCATGATCATGTTTCTGGTCTTGGGGTCCACAGGCTCGAGATTAGCCGGACCGCTCAGTGGCCCGGCGGCCAGGCCGCTCAGTGCCCCAGCGGCCAGGCCGCCACCACCTCGTAGCGCGGCTGCCGCCCGGGGACGCCCGGGGCCGGTGGATGGCTGCGCACCAGGCAGAGCTCGCCCACGGTCCACTCCCGGCCCGCGAAGTCGGTGAGCCCGTCCACGTACGGCACGAGGCTGGTGGCGGAGCGGTGGCGGGAGGACCGGGCGCGGGCGATGGTCAGATGCGGGTGGTACGGACGGTGCCGGTCCATCGGGACCCCGACCCGTCGGCCCCCGCCTCGGCGGAGTCGGCCAGCCGCCGCAGGGCCTCGCTGTCGCCGTCGACGCCCACCCACACCACCCGGTCGTCGAACCGGCCCCCGCCCGCCAGCCGCAGCTCGTGGGCGCGGTGCCGATGGGCGGCGCGGGCCAGCCGGGTGTGCAGCTCGGGCAGCACCTCCTCGGCCACCTCGCCGTAGAAGGCCAGGGTGAAGTGCCACCCCTCCCGCTCGGTCCAGCGCAGCCCGTCCGCTCCCGGCAGCGTCTGGAGCGCCTTGACCCGCGCGGCCAGCTCGGCGACGACCGCGTCCGGCGGCAAGACGGCGGCGAAGAGTCTCATCCGCCCAGTCTCCCCCAAG contains:
- the serC gene encoding phosphoserine transaminase, encoding MADIRIPDDIKPADGRFGSGPSKVRTEALSALAATGSSLLGTSHRQAPVKNLVGAVREGVRELFRLPEGYEVILGNGGSTAFWDIATHGLIDSKSQHLSFGEFSSKFAKAAKLAPWLEEPTVISSDPGTHPEPRAESGTDVYAFTHNETSTGVAMPIQRVAGADEGALVLVDATSGAGGLPVDIAETDVYYFAPQKSFAADGGLWIGVFSPAALERAARIHASGRHVPEFFSLPTAIDNSLKNQTYNTPALATLFLLDDQLKWINGQGGLDWAVRRTATSSRTLYGWAEESKFATPFVADPAKRSQVVGTIDFTEEIDAAAVAKALRANGVVDTEPYRKLGRNQLRVAMFPAVDPADVQALTACVDYVIEHL
- a CDS encoding esterase-like activity of phytase family protein, encoding MRPLPFVLGAAALLTVFAAAPAFADDSSSPSPFTIEDPRITESSGLAASRLHPGVYWTHNDSSDGPYVYAVDGKTGKTVARVALRGIGDPRDVEAISIGADGNVYVGDIGDNLGGQWSHVWVYRFPEPKQLKDATVTATQFTVKYQGGPRNAEAMMVHPKTGRVYIASKSDEDAGLYAGPATLSPSGVNVFRRVSDLDMEVTDGAFAPDGTRLVLRGYFSAAEYRWRDGKPTRLEEEPGLPLQRQGESVTFTPDGGTLMYGTEGAGSKVTPVDLGGELLPDATAKEQKKNGEYSDRVDGKLTEDEKNGNLVKAGVTFAGALVVFLGLRRLFRRGRP
- a CDS encoding aldo/keto reductase, coding for MEYTQLGRTGLKVSRIVLGTMNFGPQTEEADSHTIMDAALDAGINFFDTANVYGWGENKGRTEEIIGSWFAKGGGRREKTVLATKVYGNMAAEGEPWPNTDKLSAVNIRRAVDASLKRLGTDYIDLYQFHHVDRSTPWDEIWQAIDVLVQQGKIIYAGSSNHAGWHIAQANETAARRGSLGLVSEQCLYNLAERRAEMEVIPAAQGYGVGIIPWSPLHGGLLGGALRKEREGGGSRSTSGRSADALKNTAVRDQIQRYEDLLAKHGIEPGEAALAWLLTRPGVTGPIVGPRTAEQLASAVRAAELKLSEEVLTELDEIFPGPGPSPEAFAW